A section of the Streptomyces sp. SCL15-4 genome encodes:
- a CDS encoding MFS transporter, whose product MSPPRTSASRGVLRSVLVAEVLSMSGSQLSAVAMPWFVLESTGSAADMGVVMAAQMIAVALFGVLGAALSGRLGPRRVLVASDYSRALLVALVPLLHQAGLLPLPLIMLLLFAIGSFFAPYTASQQALLPFLAGEDEKLLSQANANLQGATRLAILIAPPVSGLLVSWLGAPSVLLLDAGTYLVSALILGFRVPRGLAPPVPTARRNTRAAVHVLRRDRLLSCWTIGQVLTETAWQALFVLLPVLAREQYGGTATLAGLLLGAFGGGALGGTLLVGRALRRLSPTRLSVLGRIGQTAAFFLLLLPLNAPGLAAVLFTAGLLNGLSNGPIAAVRTARIPAPLRSTALTLIAALGLTGGSVGLVASGAAAESLSPHTVFAWLTLCQVLGAVCFVLGARRPRRETAAEAPRETGPPVPIPPRPGHDPRPPHPDSPDA is encoded by the coding sequence ATGTCGCCACCGCGCACCAGCGCATCGCGCGGCGTGCTCCGCTCGGTGCTGGTCGCCGAAGTGCTCTCCATGAGCGGCTCGCAGCTGAGCGCCGTGGCCATGCCCTGGTTCGTCCTGGAGAGCACGGGTTCGGCGGCGGACATGGGCGTGGTGATGGCGGCCCAGATGATCGCCGTCGCCCTCTTCGGTGTCCTGGGGGCCGCGCTGAGCGGACGCCTCGGCCCTCGCCGGGTGCTGGTGGCATCCGACTACAGCCGTGCCCTGCTGGTGGCGCTGGTGCCGCTGCTGCATCAGGCCGGTCTGCTGCCACTGCCGCTGATCATGCTCCTGCTGTTCGCCATCGGCTCCTTCTTCGCTCCCTACACCGCGAGTCAGCAGGCGTTGCTGCCCTTCCTCGCCGGCGAGGACGAGAAACTGCTCAGCCAGGCCAACGCCAACCTCCAGGGCGCGACCCGCCTCGCCATCCTGATCGCCCCGCCCGTCTCCGGACTGCTCGTGAGCTGGCTCGGCGCGCCGTCCGTCCTGCTCCTGGACGCCGGCACCTATCTGGTCTCCGCGCTGATCCTCGGTTTCCGTGTCCCTCGCGGCCTCGCCCCGCCGGTCCCGACCGCCCGCCGGAACACCCGGGCCGCGGTGCATGTGCTGCGACGCGACCGGCTGCTGAGCTGCTGGACCATCGGACAGGTCCTGACCGAAACGGCGTGGCAGGCCCTGTTCGTCCTGTTGCCGGTCCTCGCCCGCGAGCAGTACGGCGGCACGGCCACCCTGGCCGGTCTGTTGCTCGGCGCCTTCGGCGGCGGAGCGCTCGGCGGCACCCTGCTCGTCGGACGGGCACTGCGACGCCTCTCCCCGACCCGGCTGTCGGTCCTCGGCAGGATCGGCCAGACCGCGGCCTTCTTCCTCCTGCTGCTGCCGCTGAACGCGCCCGGACTCGCCGCCGTCCTGTTCACCGCCGGGCTGCTCAACGGTCTGTCCAACGGACCGATCGCGGCCGTGCGCACCGCGCGCATCCCGGCCCCGCTGCGGTCGACGGCGCTCACCCTGATCGCCGCCCTCGGACTGACCGGCGGAAGCGTCGGTCTGGTCGCCAGCGGAGCGGCGGCGGAGAGCCTGTCGCCGCACACCGTGTTCGCCTGGCTCACCTTGTGTCAGGTCCTGGGCGCCGTGTGCTTCGTCCTCGGCGCCCGCCGGCCCCGTCGGGAGACGGCGGCGGAAGCGCCCCGTGAAACCGGCCCGCCGGTTCCCATACCGCCCCGCCCCGGCCATGACCCACGACCTCCGCACCCCGACTCCCCCGACGCATGA
- a CDS encoding amino acid adenylation domain-containing protein — protein sequence MTVPDHTTQGRPSGAPEPEEEVVVPASAFQQRIWLAERMDSVAAYNVPLAWRVTGPPLDADTLRRALALLVARFEILRTRFEEREGALWQRIGGPWIPRVDRVDLRADTAPQDALHAWLGRAAGEPFDPASGRLLTAALLETGGPEGQVLFVCLHHLVWDGESAGIFLRELADCYAEASGDGPAPGHHPLPAVAGIRDGRAQYRDFVAAQDSGGTGRRAAELAYWTDHLAGAPAYLDLSPSGPDPEGNGTVTVPLPAGLAARLRRVQRDQVCTLYQLAATALAAVLHRWTGRDDVVLGTPLAQRDDPRFAALIGPCLNTVVLRSRPAADATLRDLLVSLRDEVLDAYQHSGIPFEKVVERLNPPRRPGHTPYADVTLSLETVPAEPPGLGGATLVRLPLSSQDADYRAKFGLTVVLTLSGDTLEAAFSYRGDHAHRADIVQLATLFGRLLARLPETLDSRLDTLDLVAGDAAELARLDAWENGGEAGPTTTVPELLGRWVRETPDAPAVDTARGVLTYAGLHRRALALAARLRPLCPADDPVVAVLLRRGEDLVVAMLAAWYAGAAFCPLDPDVPAARVGELLDDLGACAVITDGPSGAAHPATAGLPVLDVPDAAAGRPEQEPEPTGTDAVGPHLASAQAAAYIVYTSGTTGRPKGVVVRHRSLAQLASWGRQSFGLGPGDRTGHLLGVSFDATQWDVWSALASGGCVVPHEGTPAADDIADWLTRRRVSVVLLATPLAEALWASGAALPRLRQLIVGAAALTRKPPAGTPYRIRNAYGPTESTVIALTHDLSGGATGPLNTIGRPIAGTRAEILDPAGRRCAVGVPGEIFLRGAGVAAGYWRRPESTTERFHGPAGPGYRTGDRGRWLPDGTVEYLGRMDRQLKVRGHRIEPGEIEAALLRHPAVSSALVHGDPARTPQLVAYLVAASPAGQRPDRAELLDDLRSRLPAHSVPEAYVWLDRLPLNASGKVDTARLPQPRREDLPVAAERTAPRDDTERRITAAWAEVLGRDEIGVHDNFFDLGGNSLLLTRLHTSLSGRGFATLTLTALYEHTTVAALARFLTASQTQPAAPADGLRDRAARARRAMANRGSRGRDGRGGVRGSDG from the coding sequence ATGACGGTCCCCGACCACACCACCCAGGGCCGCCCGTCCGGCGCCCCGGAGCCGGAGGAGGAGGTGGTGGTCCCGGCCTCGGCATTCCAGCAGCGGATCTGGCTCGCGGAACGGATGGACTCCGTCGCCGCGTACAACGTGCCGCTGGCCTGGCGGGTGACCGGCCCGCCGCTCGACGCCGACACCTTGCGGCGTGCCCTCGCGCTGCTGGTGGCACGGTTCGAGATCCTGCGCACCCGGTTCGAGGAACGCGAAGGCGCCCTGTGGCAGCGGATCGGCGGGCCCTGGATTCCCCGGGTGGACCGGGTCGACCTGCGCGCGGACACCGCCCCGCAGGACGCGCTGCACGCGTGGCTGGGCCGGGCCGCCGGCGAACCGTTCGACCCGGCGTCGGGCCGGCTGCTGACCGCCGCGCTGCTGGAGACGGGCGGACCCGAGGGGCAGGTGCTCTTCGTCTGCCTGCACCACCTGGTGTGGGACGGCGAGTCCGCCGGGATCTTCCTGCGGGAGCTGGCCGACTGCTACGCGGAGGCATCCGGCGACGGCCCGGCACCCGGCCACCATCCTCTCCCGGCGGTGGCCGGTATACGCGACGGCCGCGCACAGTACCGGGACTTCGTCGCCGCGCAGGACAGCGGCGGCACCGGGCGACGGGCCGCCGAGCTGGCGTACTGGACGGACCACCTCGCCGGGGCGCCCGCCTACCTGGATCTCTCGCCCTCCGGGCCGGACCCCGAGGGCAACGGCACCGTGACCGTTCCCTTGCCCGCGGGCCTGGCCGCCCGGCTGCGCCGCGTCCAGCGGGACCAGGTCTGCACCCTCTACCAGCTCGCGGCGACGGCGCTGGCCGCCGTACTGCACCGCTGGACCGGCCGGGACGACGTCGTCCTGGGCACCCCGCTCGCGCAGCGCGACGACCCGCGCTTCGCGGCGCTGATCGGGCCGTGTCTCAACACCGTGGTGCTGCGCTCGCGCCCCGCCGCCGACGCGACGCTGCGGGACCTGCTCGTCAGCCTGCGCGACGAAGTCCTCGACGCCTACCAGCACAGCGGCATCCCCTTCGAGAAGGTGGTGGAGCGGCTGAACCCGCCGCGCCGGCCCGGTCACACCCCGTACGCCGACGTGACCCTGAGCCTGGAGACCGTCCCCGCCGAGCCGCCCGGGCTGGGCGGGGCCACGCTGGTCAGACTCCCGCTGTCCTCACAGGACGCCGATTACCGGGCCAAATTCGGACTGACCGTGGTGCTGACGCTCTCCGGTGACACCCTTGAGGCGGCCTTCTCCTACCGCGGCGACCACGCCCACCGGGCCGACATCGTCCAGTTGGCGACGCTGTTCGGGCGACTGCTGGCCCGGCTGCCGGAAACCCTCGACAGCCGCCTCGACACCCTCGACCTCGTGGCGGGCGACGCCGCGGAGCTGGCCCGTCTGGACGCCTGGGAGAACGGCGGCGAGGCCGGCCCGACGACCACCGTCCCGGAACTGCTCGGCCGCTGGGTCCGCGAGACGCCCGACGCACCGGCTGTGGACACCGCGCGAGGCGTCCTCACCTATGCCGGACTGCACCGGCGCGCACTGGCCCTCGCCGCGCGCCTGCGGCCGCTGTGCCCGGCCGACGACCCGGTGGTGGCCGTGCTGCTGCGCCGGGGCGAGGACCTTGTCGTCGCGATGCTCGCCGCCTGGTACGCGGGCGCCGCCTTCTGCCCTCTCGACCCGGACGTCCCGGCGGCCCGGGTGGGCGAGCTGCTCGACGACCTGGGCGCGTGCGCCGTGATCACCGACGGCCCCTCCGGCGCCGCGCACCCGGCCACGGCCGGCCTCCCGGTCCTGGACGTGCCGGATGCCGCGGCCGGCCGGCCGGAACAGGAGCCGGAGCCGACCGGGACGGACGCCGTCGGCCCGCACCTGGCCTCGGCGCAGGCGGCGGCGTACATCGTCTACACCTCCGGTACGACGGGCAGGCCGAAGGGCGTCGTCGTCCGCCACCGCAGCCTGGCCCAGCTCGCCTCGTGGGGACGGCAGTCGTTCGGCCTGGGCCCCGGAGACCGGACCGGGCACCTCCTGGGAGTCTCCTTCGACGCCACCCAGTGGGACGTGTGGTCCGCCCTCGCCTCCGGCGGCTGCGTCGTCCCCCACGAGGGAACACCGGCCGCCGACGACATCGCGGACTGGCTCACCCGGCGGCGCGTCTCCGTCGTCCTGCTCGCCACACCACTCGCGGAAGCGCTGTGGGCCTCCGGGGCGGCACTGCCGCGGCTGCGCCAGCTGATCGTCGGTGCCGCCGCCCTGACGAGGAAGCCGCCCGCCGGCACTCCGTACCGGATACGCAACGCCTACGGTCCCACCGAGTCGACCGTGATCGCGCTCACTCACGACCTCTCCGGCGGTGCCACCGGGCCGTTGAACACCATCGGACGGCCCATCGCCGGAACCCGGGCCGAGATCCTGGACCCGGCGGGGCGGCGCTGCGCCGTCGGAGTGCCCGGAGAGATCTTCCTGCGGGGCGCGGGCGTCGCGGCCGGCTACTGGCGGCGGCCGGAGTCGACGACGGAGCGCTTCCACGGTCCGGCCGGCCCGGGCTACCGCACCGGGGACCGAGGCCGGTGGCTGCCGGACGGTACGGTCGAGTACCTGGGCCGGATGGACCGGCAGCTGAAGGTCCGGGGGCACCGGATCGAACCGGGCGAGATCGAGGCGGCGCTGCTGCGGCACCCCGCGGTGTCCTCCGCCCTCGTGCACGGCGACCCGGCCCGCACGCCCCAGCTGGTCGCCTACCTCGTCGCCGCGTCACCGGCGGGACAGCGGCCCGACCGCGCCGAACTGCTGGACGACTTGCGGTCCCGGCTGCCCGCCCACTCGGTCCCCGAGGCGTACGTCTGGCTGGACCGGCTGCCCCTGAACGCCAGCGGGAAGGTCGACACCGCGCGGCTGCCGCAGCCGCGCCGCGAGGACCTGCCGGTGGCCGCCGAACGGACCGCCCCGCGTGACGACACGGAGCGTCGGATCACGGCCGCCTGGGCCGAAGTCCTGGGCCGCGACGAGATCGGCGTGCACGACAACTTCTTCGACCTGGGAGGCAACTCCCTCCTGCTCACCCGGCTGCACACCTCGCTCAGCGGGCGCGGGTTCGCCACCCTGACGCTGACCGCGCTCTACGAGCACACCACGGTCGCCGCTCTGGCACGGTTCCTCACGGCTTCCCAAACCCAGCCCGCCGCGCCCGCCGACGGGCTCCGCGACCGCGCGGCGCGGGCTCGCCGGGCGATGGCGAACCGGGGCTCGCGCGGCCGGGACGGCCGGGGCGGCGTCCGAGGGAGTGACGGCTGA
- a CDS encoding cytochrome P450 codes for MSNPTSPSQRTIDPGELFQDPYAVYGRLREEGPVHRITGTDGLPAWLVTRYDDVRQALADPRLSLDKHHATPGGYRGMALPPALDANLLNMDPPDHTRIRRMVAKAFTPRHVEALRVPIRRTADRLLDSLSGQDEVDLIPSYAAPLPIIVICDLLGVPEARRSDFRAWTDALFAPDPTRPERAREAVGRLLSFFTRLIADKRARPADDLLSALIAVRDQEDRLSEDELMSLAFLILVAGYENTVHLIGNAVAALLAHPEQLAALRADAGLLDRAIGELARYDGPVPLAIRRFPTEDIVIGGVTIPAGETVLLSLAAAHRDPRRFTDPDRLDIGRDASGHLALGHGIHYCLGAPLARMETGIALTALFDRFPGLSLAVPPHDLRRRPSMRSRGLLALPVRPADRPERSDRRTSVG; via the coding sequence ATGAGCAACCCAACGTCCCCGTCGCAGCGGACCATTGATCCCGGTGAGCTGTTCCAGGATCCCTACGCCGTCTACGGTCGGCTGCGGGAGGAGGGACCGGTCCACCGGATCACCGGCACGGACGGCCTTCCCGCGTGGCTGGTCACACGGTACGACGACGTCCGTCAGGCGCTCGCCGATCCCCGGCTGTCCCTGGACAAGCACCACGCGACTCCGGGCGGCTACCGGGGCATGGCCCTGCCGCCCGCGCTGGACGCCAACCTCCTCAACATGGACCCGCCGGACCACACCCGTATCCGGCGCATGGTGGCCAAGGCTTTCACTCCACGGCACGTCGAAGCGCTCAGAGTACCGATCCGGCGCACCGCGGACCGGCTGCTCGACTCCCTGTCGGGACAGGACGAGGTCGACCTGATCCCCTCCTACGCCGCTCCGCTGCCGATCATCGTGATCTGCGACCTGCTCGGCGTGCCCGAGGCCCGACGCTCCGACTTCCGCGCCTGGACCGACGCCCTGTTCGCGCCCGACCCGACGCGGCCGGAACGGGCCAGGGAGGCGGTCGGCCGTCTGCTGTCCTTCTTCACCCGGCTGATCGCCGACAAGCGCGCCCGTCCGGCCGACGACCTGCTGTCGGCTCTGATCGCCGTACGCGACCAGGAAGACCGCCTCAGCGAGGACGAGCTGATGTCACTGGCCTTCCTCATCCTGGTCGCGGGGTACGAGAACACGGTGCACCTGATCGGCAACGCGGTCGCGGCACTGCTGGCCCACCCGGAGCAGCTCGCTGCGCTGCGGGCCGATGCCGGTCTGCTGGACCGGGCGATCGGTGAACTGGCGCGCTACGACGGTCCGGTGCCCCTGGCGATCCGCCGTTTCCCCACCGAGGACATCGTCATCGGTGGCGTCACCATCCCGGCCGGTGAGACGGTCCTGCTGTCGCTCGCCGCAGCGCACCGCGACCCGCGCCGCTTCACCGACCCCGACCGGCTGGACATCGGACGTGACGCCAGCGGGCACCTGGCCCTGGGACACGGCATCCACTACTGCCTCGGCGCCCCGCTCGCCCGGATGGAGACGGGCATCGCACTCACCGCGCTCTTCGACCGCTTCCCCGGCCTCTCGCTCGCCGTCCCCCCGCACGACCTGCGCCGACGACCGTCCATGCGCTCCCGCGGCCTGCTTGCGCTCCCCGTACGCCCAGCGGACCGGCCGGAGCGGTCCGACCGCCGCACTTCGGTTGGATGA
- a CDS encoding acyl-CoA dehydrogenase family protein — MVRHRPAQPRNFSSDPDRPSFLEELYQGRFRWDLIHPFAEQDAADRAAGDRAVAGLGAFLREHVDPAAVEASGRLPESLYPLLRSRGYLSLQLDPSLGGLGLSHFNVFRVVQAAASHCFPVALVMGIENSVGTPAFWPVVPDGPLKDLLHRHQKLGGLSGTADTEPGGAANQHRATTAVPVDGGAAYVLDGHKIFVGHAPVGTLFSVTATVRENGTATNQVFFVEADTPGFSRGQWHEFSGIHGFPNGSITLDNVRVPASHRLLEEGNGQARLTPAVSRLVTRGRLHMIVAPSLAVAKLCCRWSRQFVNRRVVDGRPLGEYEEIQRRLADSLAETFAVESVARAALLNEDQDLGRNTAFEQNIAKNIASVLADRVADRTLSLMAAEGYETAASKKRRGAPAVPVEQAVRDVRNMRISGGVDFLIDYWLAGRNILSYYYPEPDEPEAPDAPDASLLDADLTDRNRAHLAAVVEETRLFGLTCRELARRHPDRSQLAARQRALVLLSQISGELFTMAVVLARASGMTRTAAPAAEDGQRLADLYCAAARHRLAGHLRQLRDATSDDGSADYAGQSTSWLSGAGPHPLSTDLV, encoded by the coding sequence ATGGTGCGACACCGTCCTGCCCAGCCGCGCAACTTCTCGTCCGACCCCGACCGCCCCAGCTTCCTGGAGGAGCTGTACCAGGGCCGCTTCCGCTGGGACCTGATCCACCCCTTCGCCGAGCAGGATGCGGCCGACCGCGCGGCCGGCGACCGGGCCGTCGCCGGACTGGGGGCCTTCCTGCGCGAGCACGTCGACCCCGCCGCGGTGGAGGCATCGGGACGGCTCCCCGAGAGCCTGTACCCGCTGCTGCGGTCCCGGGGCTACCTGAGCCTTCAGCTCGACCCGTCGCTCGGCGGCCTGGGCCTGTCGCACTTCAACGTGTTCCGGGTCGTGCAGGCCGCCGCGAGCCACTGCTTCCCGGTCGCCCTGGTGATGGGCATCGAGAACTCGGTCGGCACACCCGCCTTCTGGCCGGTGGTGCCGGACGGGCCGCTGAAAGACCTGCTGCACCGGCACCAGAAGCTCGGCGGCCTGTCCGGTACCGCCGACACCGAACCCGGCGGCGCCGCCAACCAGCACCGGGCCACCACCGCCGTCCCGGTCGACGGCGGGGCGGCGTATGTGCTCGACGGCCACAAGATATTCGTCGGGCACGCGCCTGTCGGCACGCTGTTCAGTGTGACCGCGACCGTCCGGGAGAACGGCACCGCCACCAACCAGGTCTTCTTCGTGGAGGCCGACACCCCGGGGTTCTCGCGTGGGCAGTGGCACGAGTTCTCCGGCATCCACGGCTTCCCCAACGGCTCGATCACCTTGGACAACGTCCGGGTGCCCGCCTCGCACCGGCTGCTGGAGGAGGGGAACGGGCAGGCCCGCCTGACCCCCGCCGTCTCACGGCTCGTCACCCGGGGACGGCTGCACATGATCGTGGCGCCGTCACTGGCCGTGGCGAAGCTGTGCTGCCGGTGGTCACGGCAGTTCGTCAACCGCCGGGTGGTGGACGGGCGCCCGCTCGGGGAGTACGAGGAGATCCAGCGCAGGCTCGCCGACTCGCTCGCGGAGACCTTCGCCGTGGAGAGCGTCGCCCGCGCCGCCCTGCTCAACGAGGACCAGGACCTGGGCCGCAACACGGCCTTCGAACAGAACATCGCGAAGAACATCGCCTCCGTCCTCGCCGACCGCGTGGCCGACCGGACCCTCTCCCTCATGGCGGCCGAGGGTTACGAGACCGCGGCGAGCAAGAAGCGCCGCGGTGCACCGGCGGTTCCGGTGGAACAGGCTGTCCGCGACGTACGCAACATGCGGATCTCCGGCGGCGTGGACTTCTTGATCGACTACTGGCTCGCGGGCCGCAACATCCTGTCGTACTACTACCCGGAGCCCGACGAACCCGAGGCCCCGGACGCCCCGGACGCGAGCCTCCTGGACGCCGACCTGACCGACCGCAACCGCGCTCATCTCGCCGCGGTCGTCGAGGAGACCCGCCTCTTCGGGCTGACGTGCCGGGAGCTGGCCCGCCGCCATCCGGACCGGTCCCAGCTCGCCGCCCGGCAGCGCGCGCTGGTCCTGCTCTCCCAGATCTCCGGTGAACTCTTCACCATGGCGGTCGTCCTGGCTCGCGCCTCCGGCATGACACGGACCGCCGCGCCGGCGGCCGAGGACGGCCAGCGCCTGGCCGACCTGTACTGCGCGGCGGCCCGGCACCGCTTGGCCGGACACCTGCGGCAACTGCGGGATGCCACCTCCGACGACGGCAGCGCCGACTACGCCGGGCAGAGCACGAGCTGGCTCTCCGGCGCCGGGCCCCACCCGCTCTCCACGGACCTGGTCTGA
- a CDS encoding cytochrome P450 → MTSPAQRCCPHLAGVPDADHTLGPDFVQDPFPALDRLRTEGPVHLVTLPNGAERWLVTRHDDVIQALEDLRLSNELGRGLQQSLPPEPLPPRAQVSLRTTQLLGRAMANLDPPDHDRLRKLIVRGFSARRVEGLRDRIQHSADELFDALGDAPEFDLVETVANRLPIAVICELLGVPATDTGLFRTAASVVGGHIPDDETALRVVAALDEFDAYVRELIDARRVTPQADLISALVTAEADGERLTEDELVSMVGIVLFGGYEPSAQLIGNALVALLQHPDQLAAVRADFGLIPAVIEETMRYDGPVTPGLSRYALEDVEIGGTTIPKGSYVIVGTASANRDPERWPDPATFDIGRSFTARSLGFGHGLHYCVGARLASLEVEIVIATALRRYPRLRLAVPAAELERRPGSVRGLRAIPLRVD, encoded by the coding sequence ATGACCTCGCCCGCACAGCGCTGCTGCCCGCATCTGGCAGGCGTCCCCGACGCCGACCACACCCTCGGGCCCGACTTCGTCCAGGACCCCTTCCCCGCCCTCGACCGGCTGCGGACCGAAGGCCCGGTGCACCTGGTCACGCTGCCCAACGGCGCCGAACGCTGGCTCGTCACACGCCATGACGACGTGATCCAGGCCCTTGAGGACCTCAGGCTGAGCAACGAACTCGGCCGCGGTCTCCAGCAGAGCCTGCCGCCCGAGCCGCTGCCGCCGCGCGCCCAGGTCAGCCTGCGTACCACGCAGCTCCTCGGCCGCGCGATGGCCAACCTCGACCCGCCGGACCACGACCGCCTGCGCAAGCTCATCGTCCGGGGGTTCAGCGCGAGGCGCGTCGAGGGGCTGCGCGACCGCATCCAGCACAGCGCGGACGAACTGTTCGACGCGCTGGGAGACGCGCCCGAGTTCGACCTGGTCGAAACGGTGGCGAACCGGCTGCCCATCGCGGTGATCTGCGAGCTGCTGGGCGTGCCGGCCACCGACACCGGACTCTTCCGCACCGCCGCCTCCGTGGTCGGCGGCCATATCCCCGACGACGAGACCGCCCTGCGCGTCGTCGCGGCTCTCGACGAGTTCGACGCCTACGTACGCGAACTGATCGACGCCCGCCGCGTCACGCCGCAGGCCGACCTCATCAGCGCCCTCGTCACCGCCGAGGCGGACGGCGAACGCCTGACGGAGGACGAACTCGTCAGCATGGTCGGGATCGTCCTCTTCGGCGGCTACGAACCCTCCGCACAACTGATCGGCAACGCCCTGGTCGCGCTGTTGCAGCACCCTGACCAACTCGCCGCCGTACGAGCCGACTTCGGCCTCATCCCGGCCGTGATCGAGGAGACGATGCGGTACGACGGTCCGGTCACGCCGGGACTGAGCCGCTACGCCCTGGAAGACGTGGAGATCGGCGGCACGACCATCCCCAAGGGCTCCTACGTCATTGTCGGCACCGCCTCCGCCAACCGCGACCCCGAGCGCTGGCCGGACCCGGCGACGTTCGACATCGGACGGTCGTTCACGGCGCGTTCGCTGGGATTCGGCCACGGACTGCACTACTGCGTGGGAGCACGCCTCGCCTCCCTGGAGGTGGAGATCGTGATAGCCACCGCGCTGCGCCGCTACCCCCGCCTGCGCCTGGCCGTCCCGGCGGCGGAGCTGGAGCGCCGGCCGGGATCCGTGCGCGGCCTGCGCGCGATCCCGTTGCGGGTCGACTGA
- a CDS encoding SDR family NAD(P)-dependent oxidoreductase, whose product MAAPSSVEDTGIKSIPLRPILREGARDMERILVIGGARALGAAIARRAAKDGYDVVVGARDLAAAEGLASEIGATAVRVDLQEESTLAAAAQRLKDGIDHIVTTGSAPHDVRATELDRDKLLAAFTAKVIGPMLVARHFAPVLRPAGSMVLFSGVVGWRPGPGSLVKGVTNGAVEYAARHLAADLAPVRVNAVSPGVVDSGAWDRLGDGKTALLGKSAAGTLVGRHGEADDVVDTVMWLLRAGFVSGETIHVEGGARHKTA is encoded by the coding sequence ATGGCCGCTCCCAGTTCCGTTGAAGATACCGGTATCAAATCCATACCGTTGCGCCCGATCCTACGAGAAGGAGCCAGAGACATGGAACGGATCCTGGTCATCGGCGGTGCACGGGCGCTCGGCGCGGCCATCGCGAGGCGTGCGGCGAAGGACGGGTACGACGTTGTCGTCGGTGCCCGCGATCTGGCCGCGGCGGAGGGGCTGGCGAGCGAGATCGGCGCCACGGCGGTGCGGGTCGACCTGCAGGAGGAGTCGACGCTCGCGGCCGCGGCGCAACGGCTGAAGGACGGCATCGACCACATCGTGACGACCGGTTCGGCGCCGCACGACGTCCGCGCCACCGAGTTGGACCGCGACAAGCTGCTGGCCGCGTTCACGGCGAAGGTGATCGGCCCGATGCTGGTGGCCAGGCATTTCGCGCCGGTCCTGCGGCCGGCCGGATCGATGGTGCTGTTCTCCGGTGTCGTCGGCTGGCGCCCCGGGCCGGGATCACTCGTCAAGGGAGTCACCAACGGCGCGGTCGAGTACGCCGCGCGCCACCTGGCGGCGGATCTGGCGCCGGTACGCGTCAATGCCGTCTCGCCCGGTGTCGTGGACTCGGGCGCATGGGACCGCCTCGGTGACGGCAAGACCGCCTTGCTGGGCAAGAGCGCGGCCGGGACCCTCGTCGGACGCCACGGCGAGGCCGACGACGTCGTCGATACGGTGATGTGGCTCCTGCGCGCGGGGTTCGTCTCCGGCGAAACGATCCACGTCGAGGGCGGCGCCCGCCACAAGACCGCCTGA
- a CDS encoding helix-turn-helix domain-containing protein translates to MGKAYNVMAATCPSRTVLHRIGARWTVFIVNALDEGPRRFSDLKGHIRGITPKVLTETLRSLEADGLVSRHEYDENPPRVEYALTPLGRSLLIPLRAVRLWAEEHVPDIEAARARRADP, encoded by the coding sequence ATGGGCAAGGCGTACAACGTGATGGCGGCGACCTGCCCGAGCCGCACGGTGCTGCACCGTATCGGCGCCCGCTGGACCGTGTTCATCGTCAACGCCCTGGACGAAGGACCGCGCCGCTTCAGCGACTTGAAGGGCCATATCCGGGGCATCACCCCGAAGGTCCTGACCGAGACCCTGCGCTCCCTGGAAGCCGACGGTCTGGTCAGCCGCCACGAGTACGACGAGAACCCGCCCCGCGTCGAGTACGCCCTGACACCACTGGGCCGCTCTCTGCTCATCCCGCTGCGTGCCGTGCGGCTCTGGGCCGAAGAGCACGTCCCGGACATCGAGGCGGCCCGGGCCCGCCGGGCGGATCCGTGA
- a CDS encoding DUF202 domain-containing protein, translating to MNEDAPEQATANTGSRARDHLANERTYLAWLRTGISMAALGVAVAKFAPHRGIHAVAAGAIMLLAGLLISGYGTMRYRSVGRQLDLGLYAPARLGLITASTVITLMAIIAVLILI from the coding sequence ATGAACGAAGACGCGCCCGAGCAGGCCACCGCCAACACCGGCAGTCGAGCCCGCGACCACCTGGCCAACGAACGGACCTACCTCGCCTGGTTGCGCACGGGCATCAGCATGGCCGCTCTGGGCGTAGCAGTGGCCAAGTTCGCGCCGCACCGCGGAATCCATGCCGTCGCCGCCGGGGCGATCATGCTGCTCGCCGGACTCCTCATCAGCGGATACGGCACGATGCGCTACCGCTCGGTGGGCCGTCAGCTCGACCTCGGGCTCTACGCACCGGCCCGGCTCGGCCTGATCACCGCCAGCACAGTCATCACGTTGATGGCCATCATCGCCGTGCTGATCCTGATCTGA